One window of the Candidatus Dependentiae bacterium genome contains the following:
- a CDS encoding aquaporin, protein MRQYLMELIGTLLLTLAIAGGDPMAVGLVLMAAVYFGAHISGAHYNPAVTTADIVRGKMDIFEGIKYVVSQLIGALLALWLYGAATGNIYGVDGVAMGGVGMAVVMEIILAGLFVWAVLQLVFSKKLKGNTVYGLVVGLTFAAVIMLGGKINPAVTGSVLVNDLVKGAPFGDINNILVYILAPLVGGGVAALLFEYLNPGE, encoded by the coding sequence ATGAGGCAATATCTGATGGAGTTAATTGGTACCTTATTACTGACATTAGCGATCGCTGGTGGTGATCCTATGGCAGTAGGTCTTGTGCTTATGGCAGCGGTATACTTTGGTGCACATATTTCTGGCGCACACTATAACCCGGCAGTAACTACTGCAGATATAGTTCGCGGTAAAATGGACATCTTTGAAGGTATAAAATATGTAGTAAGCCAACTCATTGGCGCATTACTTGCGCTTTGGTTATATGGAGCAGCAACTGGTAACATATATGGTGTTGATGGTGTTGCTATGGGTGGTGTTGGCATGGCAGTTGTGATGGAAATCATACTTGCCGGTCTATTTGTTTGGGCTGTATTACAGTTGGTATTCAGCAAAAAACTTAAAGGCAACACAGTATACGGCTTGGTAGTTGGTCTTACTTTTGCAGCAGTAATTATGCTTGGTGGTAAAATTAACCCAGCGGTTACTGGTAGCGTTTTAGTAAATGATCTTGTAAAAGGTGCACCATTTGGCGATATAAACAATATCCTTGTATATATTTTAGCGCCATTAGTTGGTGGTGGTGTAGCAGCATTGCTATTCGAATACCTTAATCCAGGCGAATAA
- a CDS encoding phosphatidylglycerophosphatase A: MKQWYSYCVTMGPIGYFMAPGTLASIVSIPVVYALHYYIPDRHIQLGIIVLLAIFGLWVIRKALVAWRRQDEDPSEIVFDEFIGCLITWWGIGLTTQTVLVGFILFRFFDILKPGGIRFIERLNGEWGIMIDDILAAILANIILRFLF; this comes from the coding sequence ATGAAACAGTGGTATTCATATTGCGTAACAATGGGCCCCATTGGTTACTTTATGGCGCCAGGTACACTTGCGTCCATAGTTTCTATTCCGGTTGTCTATGCATTGCATTATTATATTCCTGATAGGCATATACAATTAGGCATCATTGTTCTGCTAGCAATATTTGGTCTATGGGTCATTCGTAAAGCACTTGTTGCGTGGCGACGGCAAGATGAAGATCCATCAGAAATAGTATTTGATGAATTTATTGGGTGCTTAATCACCTGGTGGGGTATTGGGTTGACTACGCAAACAGTATTAGTTGGTTTTATACTATTTCGTTTTTTTGATATTTTAAAGCCAGGAGGTATTCGCTTTATAGAACGTTTGAATGGTGAATGGGGTATTATGATTGATGATATTTTGGCTGCAATTCTTGCAAATATTATTTTGAGATTTTTATTCTGA
- the lspA gene encoding signal peptidase II, whose translation MIKVTKKFWYSLIFGLVIILDRITKLEALATYMQRGIVNDWLSFEVSFNRGISWSMFHSQHVWVFTTISLIIVGITLLLGVYAYARWLNKQAIVGEVLVLAGSVSNIIDRVLYGGVVDFIIFSYKDWVFPAFNVADVAIVCGVGIMLLEYYKES comes from the coding sequence ATGATCAAAGTTACAAAGAAATTCTGGTATAGTCTCATATTTGGTTTGGTGATCATTCTTGACCGTATTACTAAGCTTGAAGCATTAGCTACATATATGCAACGAGGAATAGTGAATGATTGGTTATCATTTGAAGTTTCATTCAACCGTGGTATTTCTTGGAGCATGTTTCATTCACAGCACGTATGGGTGTTTACGACAATTAGCTTAATTATTGTTGGTATCACATTGTTATTGGGCGTATATGCGTATGCGCGGTGGCTTAATAAGCAAGCAATTGTTGGAGAAGTATTAGTTCTTGCAGGATCGGTTTCTAATATTATTGATCGTGTGTTGTATGGTGGTGTGGTAGATTTTATTATATTTTCATACAAAGATTGGGTATTCCCTGCATTTAATGTTGCAGATGTAGCTATTGTATGTGGGGTAGGCATTATGTTGTTGGAGTATTATAAAGAATCATGA
- the sbcD gene encoding exonuclease subunit SbcD: protein MITFIHTADIHFGMENYGKIDPQTGIHTRLLDFAHALNFCIDYAIQEKVDFFLFSGDAYKTAHPSPTQQKMLLQCFLRLYKANIPVIITIGNHDNPLSFGKANSLEVFGDIPLDGFHVIAKPTTIHLETKNGPVQIVGIPWPTRNTISISDKHVHKSATEITKYISDAVTHIIKDHAKKLDPTIPAILAGHLTVTSGVFSGSEKRAIYGTDPMFLPSELAIEPFDYVALGHLHRYQNLNPNGYPAIIYSGSIERVDFGERKEDKGFCVVRIPQKNKATHEFIKTPMRPFIQIEVILQKGQPQTEQLIAAIQKHDIKDAIIKILYHVPEDVKDTVELKEIQRICADAMYIVGVIPIRKTIVRERRIGSTKVHMNLPELLGAYFDSRPGLQEKKSNLIEKAMLLLEEHQHEQEEIS, encoded by the coding sequence ATGATCACATTCATACATACTGCAGATATACACTTTGGCATGGAAAATTATGGCAAAATTGACCCACAAACGGGTATTCATACACGTTTGCTTGATTTTGCACATGCACTAAATTTTTGTATAGATTATGCCATACAAGAAAAGGTCGACTTTTTTTTATTCAGCGGCGATGCCTATAAAACAGCACATCCAAGCCCTACGCAACAAAAAATGTTGTTACAATGTTTCTTGCGGTTATACAAAGCAAATATTCCGGTAATAATCACTATTGGTAATCACGACAATCCGCTTAGTTTTGGCAAAGCTAACTCTCTTGAAGTATTTGGCGATATACCTTTGGATGGTTTTCATGTTATTGCAAAACCTACAACTATACATCTAGAAACAAAAAATGGACCGGTACAAATTGTAGGTATTCCCTGGCCAACGCGTAATACTATTTCTATATCGGACAAGCATGTACATAAATCTGCTACAGAAATTACCAAATATATTTCTGATGCAGTAACACACATTATTAAAGATCATGCAAAAAAATTAGATCCTACTATTCCTGCAATTCTTGCGGGCCATTTGACGGTAACATCAGGCGTTTTTTCCGGTTCGGAAAAACGGGCAATCTATGGAACTGATCCTATGTTTTTGCCATCTGAACTTGCAATTGAACCATTTGATTATGTTGCATTGGGGCACCTGCATCGTTACCAAAATTTAAATCCAAATGGGTACCCCGCTATTATTTATTCTGGATCAATTGAACGAGTTGATTTTGGTGAACGCAAAGAAGATAAAGGATTTTGTGTTGTACGAATTCCACAAAAAAACAAAGCTACGCATGAATTTATAAAAACTCCTATGCGTCCATTCATTCAGATTGAAGTTATCTTACAAAAAGGACAACCTCAAACTGAACAGCTCATCGCTGCAATACAAAAACATGATATTAAAGATGCAATTATAAAAATTTTGTATCATGTACCTGAAGATGTAAAAGATACGGTGGAATTGAAAGAAATTCAACGTATTTGTGCTGATGCTATGTATATAGTTGGCGTAATTCCAATCCGAAAAACAATAGTGCGCGAACGCCGTATTGGATCTACCAAAGTGCACATGAACTTACCAGAATTACTTGGTGCATACTTTGATTCTAGACCAGGGCTTCAAGAAAAAAAGAGTAATTTAATTGAAAAGGCAATGCTGTTACTTGAGGAACATCAACATGAACAAGAAGAAATAAGTTAA
- a CDS encoding peptidylprolyl isomerase yields the protein MIKPLFNKSQMTLSALIIALLVLPGCGVLDWIKSTFGGQETQRTMPSGTQEGVPVEVGFGQLEILDDGSAAVVSIEGKTVVSEKSLNKAFQQLMQEDPRIAQMLPLMGGEDALKDRVAQALAEQKLMKRWAVDENLAQNAEFAADRERMLEQIDYLLADKYFKMNYKASVPASEVKKFYEDNKDKMAELMISRGGIRAEGIKFDNEADAQAFAAKVKAAGMDLAKAAEAADKTDAIQDFRVVNGQSVGIAPSLREKIMALKTFPSVNVIKVDDKNVWVVKAESKEDTVYRPFEEIKDQLKAYLESQKQEEVVSDAKNKLKEKYSLKIEKTFAQPLEEAQVKMRQDTSAVAEVNEEHPAADVSTEQITQAA from the coding sequence ATGATTAAGCCACTTTTTAATAAATCACAGATGACTTTAAGTGCGTTAATTATAGCGTTATTGGTATTACCAGGTTGCGGAGTGCTTGATTGGATTAAATCAACATTTGGTGGTCAAGAAACGCAGCGTACAATGCCAAGTGGTACGCAGGAAGGAGTGCCAGTAGAGGTAGGTTTTGGCCAACTAGAAATACTTGATGATGGTAGTGCTGCGGTTGTGAGTATAGAAGGAAAAACAGTAGTAAGTGAAAAAAGTCTTAACAAAGCATTTCAACAATTAATGCAAGAAGATCCACGTATTGCACAAATGTTGCCACTAATGGGTGGTGAAGATGCGCTCAAAGATCGCGTGGCACAAGCATTAGCAGAACAAAAATTAATGAAACGTTGGGCTGTAGATGAAAACTTAGCTCAAAATGCAGAGTTTGCAGCAGACCGTGAGCGCATGCTTGAACAAATTGATTATTTGCTTGCAGATAAATACTTCAAAATGAATTACAAGGCATCTGTACCAGCAAGTGAAGTTAAAAAATTCTATGAAGATAATAAAGATAAAATGGCAGAACTTATGATTTCTCGTGGTGGCATACGTGCAGAAGGCATTAAGTTTGATAATGAAGCAGATGCGCAAGCATTTGCAGCAAAAGTTAAGGCTGCAGGTATGGATTTGGCAAAAGCAGCAGAAGCAGCTGACAAGACTGATGCGATACAAGATTTTCGTGTAGTTAACGGCCAAAGCGTGGGCATAGCACCAAGCTTGCGTGAAAAGATTATGGCACTCAAAACGTTCCCATCAGTCAATGTTATCAAAGTTGATGACAAAAACGTCTGGGTTGTAAAAGCAGAATCAAAAGAAGATACGGTATATCGTCCATTTGAAGAGATCAAAGATCAACTCAAAGCGTATCTTGAGAGCCAAAAACAAGAAGAAGTGGTAAGTGATGCAAAAAATAAACTAAAAGAAAAATATAGTTTAAAGATTGAAAAAACATTTGCGCAACCGCTCGAAGAAGCTCAGGTAAAAATGCGTCAAGATACGTCGGCTGTAGCAGAGGTAAACGAAGAGCACCCAGCTGCAGACGTATCAACTGAACAAATAACGCAAGCAGCTTAA
- a CDS encoding ComF family protein: MNPNIFQSIKLLFSYIYIKFWHIIAPPFCASCGLFLPEDTIFCSECSKQIVPIISTTIQITNTKEVKVFAISAYKDPLKKLILAKRYNSVASYQLGELIWQLTYIRNMPCDVLVPIPLHWTRYAWRGFNQAEHIAQTLSTCSGWPMQRLLKRIRRTQPQAQLSPDERQKNVQHVFALRVKHKEFYEGKHIVLVDDLMTTSATVRTAAKELFKLKPASITVVVVCRVI, encoded by the coding sequence ATGAACCCAAATATTTTTCAATCTATTAAATTACTTTTTTCATATATTTATATCAAATTTTGGCATATCATTGCCCCACCATTTTGTGCATCTTGTGGATTATTTTTGCCGGAAGATACAATTTTTTGTAGTGAGTGTAGTAAGCAAATTGTTCCCATAATTTCTACAACTATACAAATTACCAATACAAAAGAAGTTAAGGTCTTTGCCATCTCTGCGTATAAAGATCCACTCAAAAAATTAATCTTGGCAAAAAGATATAACAGCGTTGCCAGTTACCAATTGGGTGAACTCATATGGCAATTGACGTACATTAGAAATATGCCTTGTGATGTATTGGTACCTATCCCTCTCCATTGGACCCGGTATGCTTGGCGAGGTTTTAATCAGGCAGAACATATTGCGCAGACATTATCAACATGCAGTGGGTGGCCTATGCAACGATTACTCAAGCGTATAAGACGTACACAGCCACAAGCACAACTGTCTCCTGATGAACGACAAAAGAATGTGCAGCACGTATTTGCATTGCGCGTAAAGCATAAAGAGTTCTATGAAGGTAAACACATTGTATTAGTGGATGATTTAATGACTACGAGTGCTACGGTGCGTACAGCTGCAAAAGAATTGTTCAAATTAAAACCAGCATCTATAACGGTGGTAGTAGTATGTCGTGTGATATAA
- a CDS encoding rod shape-determining protein: MSLKRFFPAKRLFSIFSNDVAIDLGTANTVVYVRNKGIMLNEPSVVAVKAHSNQVLAAGKTAKEMLGKTPENIVACRPLRDGVIANFELTESMLRHFIRAVHDDRRTLVRPRMIVGVPSGITQVERRAVEDTAKQAGAREVYTIMEPMAAAIGAGLPVQEPSGNMVIDIGGGTTEVAIISLKSIVFCRSVRVGGDEMDRAIVQYVKRKYNLLIGERTAEQVKMAIGSAMLDDNLRKESMEVKGRDLVTGVPKTITLTSPEVNEALIETVASIVDVARVALENTPPELSSDLVDRGIVMAGGGSLLKGLDRLISKETGLPVRVAKDPLFCVVNGAGKVLEELDFFREALME, translated from the coding sequence ATGAGTTTAAAAAGATTTTTTCCCGCAAAACGATTATTTAGTATTTTTTCCAATGATGTTGCAATTGATCTAGGGACTGCCAACACAGTGGTATATGTCCGCAATAAGGGGATCATGTTAAATGAGCCATCGGTAGTTGCGGTCAAAGCGCATTCTAATCAAGTTCTTGCAGCAGGCAAAACAGCAAAAGAAATGCTTGGTAAAACACCAGAAAATATTGTTGCATGTCGCCCATTGCGTGATGGTGTGATCGCAAACTTTGAATTAACTGAAAGTATGCTGCGTCATTTTATTCGTGCAGTGCATGATGATCGCCGTACGTTAGTGCGTCCACGCATGATTGTTGGTGTGCCATCAGGTATTACACAAGTAGAACGTCGTGCAGTAGAAGATACGGCAAAACAAGCAGGTGCACGTGAAGTATATACCATTATGGAACCAATGGCGGCAGCAATTGGTGCAGGATTACCGGTACAAGAACCATCAGGAAACATGGTGATTGATATTGGTGGTGGTACAACGGAAGTTGCAATTATCTCATTAAAATCAATTGTATTTTGCCGTTCAGTACGTGTAGGTGGTGATGAAATGGATCGTGCCATTGTGCAATATGTAAAACGTAAATACAATTTATTGATTGGTGAACGTACTGCAGAACAAGTTAAGATGGCAATCGGATCAGCTATGCTTGATGATAATCTTAGAAAAGAAAGCATGGAAGTTAAAGGTCGTGATTTGGTAACTGGTGTTCCAAAAACAATTACGCTAACTAGTCCAGAAGTAAATGAAGCTCTCATAGAAACGGTTGCAAGTATTGTTGATGTTGCACGTGTTGCATTGGAAAATACACCACCAGAACTTTCTTCAGATTTAGTTGATCGTGGCATTGTCATGGCTGGCGGAGGTTCATTGCTCAAGGGTCTTGATAGATTAATTTCCAAAGAAACTGGATTGCCAGTGCGAGTTGCAAAAGATCCATTGTTCTGTGTAGTAAATGGTGCAGGTAAAGTGCTAGAAGAACTTGATTTCTTCCGTGAAGCATTAATGGAGTAA
- the pheT gene encoding phenylalanine--tRNA ligase subunit beta codes for MKLSIAWIFDHIDADWHKIDIPDLVTRFNQTTAEIEGVYKVHTDMDSLFFAQVQEIKADSIILQTDTDKTITLSTRADAQKDSYYLIKKLNGENAWARGYDVGGTRDVLIPAIAMDDDLRKNWRQHFEQEDYILEVDNKSITNRPDMWGHRGFAREIAAILDLPLKPFDTFLFDVKVHEFESKAPASVQEPWAIEIEKNSGCNRLALNYIRNVMYTPSLLWMAHRLLRVDARAIDAIVDATNYVMLDIGQPMHAFDADKLPAKKIVVRRAHKKEKLTLLDEQAIELTPDDIVIADGKTPVSLVGVMGGALSGIGLQTKNILLESGHFDPTPIRLAAARHKVRTEASARFEKSLDPSQNIYAIQRFIRLMQDASIGMDVSREVISVGLLSEPKKIMVSHDFIEKRLGTNITPEFVYKTLNKLEFKVDTAGNMYSITVPTFRATKDINIKEDIVEEIGRFIGYGTIPQQMPLMRSKAAELSHLMRLRSIKNLLAYGMQMHELYNYAFYDESFLRQLNWQPSDAASVKDPVSENWQCLVTSLIPHMFKAVVLNHVHHEQLRFFEWGRVWTNHKDITETKKLAGILFDKKSISFYDGKALLHQLFNALDLEVDWQQVQHPTQPWWAPYQTAHIMYQGNVVGIAGSVDTLFFNKLAEGTAFIFELDGDFLINTKPEAKRYAPSSKYPEVIRDISMLVPLSRTFQELQTAVAHVDDRIVSIVLIDFFQKAEWQDQKSLAFRFVIRDDHKTLTKEEVDTIYHKVVKVLEKQGATIR; via the coding sequence ATGAAATTGTCTATTGCTTGGATTTTTGATCACATTGATGCCGATTGGCATAAAATCGATATTCCTGATTTGGTTACTCGTTTTAATCAAACTACTGCAGAAATAGAAGGTGTATATAAAGTACATACGGACATGGATTCGTTATTTTTTGCACAGGTTCAAGAAATCAAAGCTGATAGTATAATTCTACAAACCGATACAGATAAAACCATTACATTGTCGACCCGTGCCGATGCCCAAAAGGATTCTTACTATTTGATAAAAAAATTAAATGGCGAGAATGCGTGGGCACGTGGCTATGATGTTGGTGGTACCAGAGACGTGCTAATACCTGCAATTGCCATGGATGATGACCTACGTAAAAATTGGCGTCAGCATTTTGAACAAGAAGATTATATCTTGGAAGTGGATAATAAATCGATTACTAATCGGCCAGACATGTGGGGGCACCGTGGTTTTGCACGTGAAATTGCAGCCATATTGGATTTGCCACTTAAACCATTCGACACATTTTTATTTGATGTTAAAGTTCATGAATTTGAAAGTAAAGCACCAGCAAGTGTGCAAGAGCCATGGGCAATTGAAATTGAAAAAAATAGTGGCTGTAATCGGCTTGCACTCAATTACATACGCAATGTTATGTATACACCTTCACTACTTTGGATGGCACATCGCTTGCTCCGTGTAGATGCACGTGCTATAGATGCTATTGTTGATGCTACCAATTATGTCATGTTGGATATTGGTCAACCCATGCATGCATTTGATGCAGACAAATTACCAGCAAAAAAAATTGTAGTCCGCCGTGCGCATAAAAAAGAGAAACTTACATTGCTTGATGAGCAAGCAATTGAATTAACACCAGATGATATTGTGATTGCTGATGGGAAAACGCCAGTTTCTTTGGTTGGTGTAATGGGTGGTGCGCTGAGTGGAATTGGTTTGCAAACTAAAAATATTTTGCTTGAATCAGGACATTTTGATCCAACTCCAATTCGTCTTGCTGCAGCTCGGCACAAAGTACGTACTGAGGCTTCTGCGCGATTTGAGAAAAGTTTAGATCCTTCGCAGAATATATATGCGATACAGCGATTTATTCGTTTAATGCAAGACGCATCAATTGGAATGGATGTATCACGTGAGGTTATCAGTGTTGGTCTTTTGTCAGAACCAAAAAAAATTATGGTCTCACATGACTTTATTGAAAAACGACTTGGTACAAACATTACGCCAGAGTTTGTATACAAAACACTCAACAAGTTAGAATTTAAAGTAGATACTGCTGGTAATATGTATAGTATTACCGTACCCACATTTCGTGCTACCAAAGATATTAATATCAAAGAAGATATTGTAGAAGAAATTGGACGATTTATTGGATATGGTACTATTCCGCAGCAAATGCCTTTGATGCGTAGCAAAGCAGCAGAACTGAGCCATTTAATGCGGTTGCGCAGCATAAAAAACTTACTGGCATATGGCATGCAAATGCATGAATTATATAATTATGCATTCTATGATGAATCGTTTCTACGCCAATTGAATTGGCAGCCGAGTGATGCAGCATCAGTTAAAGATCCGGTGTCAGAAAATTGGCAATGTTTAGTTACCTCGTTAATCCCACATATGTTCAAAGCAGTTGTGCTTAATCATGTTCATCATGAACAGTTGCGTTTTTTTGAATGGGGACGCGTGTGGACAAACCATAAAGATATAACTGAAACCAAAAAGCTAGCCGGTATTTTATTTGATAAAAAATCTATAAGTTTTTATGATGGCAAGGCATTATTACATCAACTATTCAATGCACTTGACCTTGAAGTTGATTGGCAGCAAGTACAACATCCAACACAACCATGGTGGGCACCATATCAAACAGCACACATTATGTACCAAGGAAATGTAGTTGGTATAGCCGGGAGCGTTGATACATTATTTTTCAATAAACTTGCAGAAGGTACCGCATTTATTTTTGAACTTGATGGTGATTTTTTGATTAATACTAAGCCAGAAGCTAAACGCTATGCGCCGTCATCTAAGTACCCTGAAGTAATCAGAGATATTAGTATGTTGGTACCATTAAGCAGAACATTCCAAGAGTTGCAAACAGCTGTAGCTCATGTTGATGATCGTATTGTATCAATTGTATTGATTGATTTTTTCCAAAAGGCAGAATGGCAAGATCAGAAATCATTGGCTTTCCGTTTTGTTATTCGTGATGACCACAAAACATTAACCAAGGAAGAAGTCGATACTATTTATCATAAGGTAGTGAAGGTTCTGGAGAAACAAGGAGCAACCATCAGATGA
- a CDS encoding peptidyl-prolyl cis-trans isomerase: protein MKKFFLLSLMCIPVYMYARVMIDTIDAVVYTLEGTQIIVRSDVMRPSLQGQQRPLEAIVFESLVYLDAEKHKVVPDDDAVDRYLASIMQENDMNQQQLEAVFMEGGRTLQEGREELKRMQTFNTMIDFKIRGNLLVPRKEVEAYYNEHPEVEPARFTLQRAFVPFDDSLAPADQKTQLVMQMKKGILPELSAEFTIEASDIAEDKQFILKLDVGQISLPRESQEGFELYRLIAKTEEHVRSLEDRYREISSLLMQPRYIEMMQEYRKQLYDNAAIVYLD, encoded by the coding sequence ATGAAAAAGTTTTTTTTATTGAGTTTGATGTGTATTCCTGTATATATGTATGCTCGAGTGATGATAGATACCATTGACGCAGTTGTTTATACGCTTGAAGGTACTCAAATAATAGTACGTTCAGATGTGATGCGTCCATCATTGCAAGGGCAACAACGTCCACTTGAAGCAATTGTTTTTGAGTCGCTGGTGTATTTGGATGCAGAAAAGCATAAAGTAGTTCCGGACGATGATGCGGTTGATAGGTACTTGGCGAGCATTATGCAAGAAAATGATATGAATCAGCAACAGCTTGAAGCGGTATTTATGGAAGGTGGCCGTACATTGCAGGAAGGACGTGAAGAACTCAAGCGTATGCAAACATTCAATACAATGATTGATTTTAAAATTCGTGGCAATTTACTAGTACCACGTAAAGAAGTAGAGGCATACTACAATGAACACCCAGAAGTTGAGCCGGCTCGTTTTACACTTCAGCGTGCCTTTGTACCATTTGATGATTCACTTGCCCCTGCAGATCAAAAAACTCAGCTAGTTATGCAGATGAAAAAAGGGATTTTGCCGGAACTTAGCGCAGAATTTACCATTGAAGCATCTGATATTGCTGAAGATAAGCAATTTATATTGAAATTAGACGTTGGACAAATTTCTCTACCGCGTGAGAGTCAAGAAGGTTTTGAGTTATATCGCCTCATTGCAAAAACAGAAGAGCATGTGCGTTCGCTAGAAGACCGGTATCGAGAAATATCGAGTCTTTTAATGCAGCCAAGATATATAGAAATGATGCAGGAATATCGTAAGCAATTATATGATAATGCTGCTATTGTATATTTAGATTGA
- the glmU gene encoding bifunctional UDP-N-acetylglucosamine diphosphorylase/glucosamine-1-phosphate N-acetyltransferase GlmU — protein MVKNIQAIVLAAGKSTRFKTGNTKLLEKICGQEMILYAIKLLKQLNIPTTMIVGYKKDVIQPVVAQYTNNTVSFIEQLEQKGTGHALLCSKPIWTEDHILVMNGDMPLITETIVQELYAKHIKTQAAISFVTSHITDPVNNSYGRVIKSENSIQIVEQKDFEGDPLEHCCINAGIYLINKQFLVEHILSLDQNNKSNEFYLTDLIKIASDKQYTVTTYTAPFDCIRGVNTLQELWAVEQIKRAELIKHWMEQGVHFPTAQSTHVDLDVTIGAGTFIGCGVHVSSGSVIGENCIIRAFSSIENSTIHDNTIIESHTIVKNSIIGKHAHIGPFAHVHTNSVIQDYATIGNFVEVKNSTIGTETNAKHLAYLGDACIGNEVNIGAGTITCNYDGIQKHQTIIEDNAFIGSNNTLVAPLTIKHGAFTAAGSTITKDVPEDALAIARERQTNKEKYALKIREKKQSNRFSFLGAIKTHHDITT, from the coding sequence ATGGTCAAAAATATTCAGGCAATTGTTTTGGCAGCAGGTAAATCTACACGTTTTAAAACCGGAAATACAAAATTGCTTGAGAAAATTTGTGGCCAAGAAATGATTTTGTACGCTATTAAATTACTCAAGCAATTAAACATACCAACCACTATGATAGTTGGATACAAAAAAGATGTTATACAACCAGTAGTAGCACAATATACAAATAACACGGTTTCATTTATAGAACAATTGGAACAAAAAGGCACAGGCCACGCGCTGTTATGTAGTAAACCTATATGGACTGAGGATCATATCCTTGTCATGAATGGCGACATGCCGCTCATAACAGAAACTATCGTACAAGAATTGTATGCCAAGCATATCAAAACACAAGCAGCAATTAGTTTTGTAACTTCGCACATTACTGATCCGGTTAATAATAGTTATGGCAGAGTAATTAAATCTGAAAACAGTATACAAATTGTTGAACAAAAAGATTTTGAAGGTGATCCACTTGAACACTGTTGTATCAATGCCGGTATTTACCTGATTAATAAACAATTCTTAGTTGAGCATATCCTATCGCTGGATCAAAATAACAAAAGTAATGAATTCTATTTGACGGATTTAATTAAAATTGCAAGTGACAAACAATATACGGTAACCACCTATACTGCACCTTTTGATTGTATTCGTGGTGTCAATACACTTCAAGAATTATGGGCCGTTGAGCAAATAAAACGAGCAGAACTTATTAAACATTGGATGGAACAAGGGGTACATTTTCCTACTGCACAAAGCACGCATGTTGATCTAGATGTAACCATAGGCGCTGGAACATTTATCGGGTGTGGCGTACATGTAAGCTCAGGATCAGTCATTGGAGAAAATTGTATTATTCGAGCATTTTCATCGATAGAAAATAGCACCATACATGATAACACCATAATTGAATCGCATACCATTGTAAAAAATTCAATTATCGGAAAACATGCACATATCGGGCCATTTGCGCATGTACACACCAATTCAGTTATACAAGATTATGCAACCATTGGTAATTTTGTTGAAGTAAAGAACAGTACTATCGGTACAGAAACAAATGCCAAACACCTTGCATACCTTGGTGATGCTTGCATTGGTAATGAAGTAAACATTGGTGCCGGTACTATCACTTGCAACTATGATGGTATACAAAAACATCAGACTATTATAGAAGACAATGCTTTTATTGGCAGTAATAACACATTGGTTGCTCCACTGACTATTAAACATGGTGCTTTTACTGCAGCTGGGTCTACGATTACCAAGGATGTGCCAGAAGATGCATTAGCTATTGCTCGCGAACGACAAACAAATAAAGAAAAATATGCTCTAAAAATACGGGAAAAAAAACAGAGCAATAGATTTTCATTTCTAGGTGCCATAAAAACACATCACGATATAACAACATAA